A stretch of the Rosa rugosa chromosome 5, drRosRugo1.1, whole genome shotgun sequence genome encodes the following:
- the LOC133708858 gene encoding uncharacterized protein LOC133708858, translating into MIDQDRQGAGAPHGVLLVVVVVLVIFVPFFLGEQGEAITEGIAELLSPVGLLLLPIILLLTIQFLSSPHGSFVSSIFSTGEPNTIHRVSGSPVGVALVLLLVLFLLYNRMSIFGGGDDDE; encoded by the coding sequence ATGATAGATCAAGACAGGCAAGGAGCAGGAGCACCCCATGGAGTTCTACTCGTAGTTGTGGTGGTTTTGGTGATATTCGTCCCCTTCTTCCTCGGCGAGCAAGGCGAGGCCATAACTGAAGGcatcgccgagcttctcagcccCGTCGGGCTTCTCCTCCTCcccatcatcctcctcctcacCATCCAGTTCTTGTCCTCGCCTCACGGCTCTTTTGTCTCTTCCATCTTCTCCACCGGAGAGCCCAACACCATCCACAGGGTCAGTGGCTCCCCGGTGGGCGTCGCATTGGTTCTTCTACTCGTCTTGTTTCTTCTCTACAATCGCATGTCGATCTTCG